A genomic segment from Neisseria perflava encodes:
- a CDS encoding DUF808 domain-containing protein yields the protein MAFASLFTLLDDITAVLDDVAMMTKVAAKKTAGVVGDDLALNANQVTGVSAERELPIIWAVAKGSLVNKLILVPLALLLSAFLPALITPLLMIGGAYLCFEGVEKLLHKFLHRNEHEDGHDAEPEVTDEKTKVKGAVRTDFILSAEIIIIALGVVEKYDLMTRSLVMAAIGVGMTVLVYGLVGIIVKLDDLGMMLMRQKSAAVQGIGRGLISFMPWFMRGLSIVGTLAMFLVGGGLIAHNLGFLHDFLHAQHWDSGMMEHIVNLVVGVAAGALACAIVLPAMKLFQKD from the coding sequence ATGGCCTTCGCCTCTCTCTTTACGCTTTTGGACGACATTACCGCCGTTTTGGACGACGTAGCGATGATGACCAAAGTCGCCGCCAAAAAAACTGCCGGCGTGGTCGGTGACGATTTGGCGCTCAACGCCAATCAGGTAACCGGCGTATCTGCCGAGCGCGAATTGCCGATTATTTGGGCAGTGGCAAAAGGCTCTCTGGTCAACAAGCTGATTCTGGTGCCGCTTGCACTGTTGCTTTCCGCTTTCCTCCCTGCGCTGATTACGCCCTTGCTGATGATCGGCGGTGCGTATTTGTGTTTTGAAGGCGTGGAAAAACTGTTGCACAAATTCCTGCACCGCAATGAACACGAAGACGGACATGATGCCGAGCCTGAAGTCACAGATGAAAAAACAAAAGTTAAAGGTGCGGTCCGCACGGATTTCATCCTCTCCGCCGAAATCATCATTATCGCGCTGGGCGTTGTTGAAAAATATGACCTGATGACGCGTTCTTTGGTGATGGCCGCCATCGGTGTCGGCATGACAGTATTGGTCTATGGTTTGGTCGGCATTATCGTCAAACTTGACGACCTCGGTATGATGTTAATGCGCCAAAAAAGCGCCGCCGTGCAAGGTATCGGACGCGGTTTGATTTCATTTATGCCTTGGTTTATGCGCGGTTTGAGTATTGTCGGCACGCTGGCGATGTTCTTGGTCGGCGGCGGACTGATCGCCCACAACCTTGGCTTTTTGCACGATTTCCTCCACGCGCAGCATTGGGACAGTGGCATGATGGAACATATCGTCAACTTGGTGGTCGGAGTAGCCGC